A DNA window from Boseongicola sp. contains the following coding sequences:
- a CDS encoding alpha/beta fold hydrolase, which translates to MKQIEINGRQLAYRKGGDGETIIALHCSSSHSGQWKPLISALEQNARVIAPDMHGYGRSESFVVDGRPWFEHDAEYVLTLIEQSDRPVHLVGHSLGAALACFVTRSRPEAVASLTMIEPVLFALLEEAEAPEVKDAWWISSTLHGLLRVGRQEEAAETFVDFWAGSGSWDATEDHVKAYVIQTIGRVADDWAGMAQLLEGQVRLADIASLKMPVLMMRGTETRASASRIVDLMLERLPDGRLVEFSGLGHMAAVTHPDIVMPEIIGWLDGHLKQS; encoded by the coding sequence TTGAAGCAGATCGAGATCAACGGCCGGCAACTGGCTTATCGCAAGGGGGGCGACGGTGAAACGATCATCGCGCTGCACTGTTCGTCCAGCCATTCGGGCCAGTGGAAGCCGTTGATTAGCGCTTTGGAGCAAAATGCGCGCGTTATTGCGCCCGATATGCACGGATATGGGCGAAGTGAGTCATTTGTCGTGGATGGACGCCCGTGGTTTGAGCATGATGCGGAATATGTCTTAACACTGATTGAACAAAGCGACCGGCCTGTGCATCTGGTTGGGCATTCGTTGGGTGCAGCGTTGGCGTGCTTTGTCACTCGATCCCGGCCCGAAGCGGTTGCAAGCCTGACGATGATTGAGCCGGTTTTGTTTGCATTGCTGGAGGAGGCTGAAGCGCCTGAGGTGAAGGATGCCTGGTGGATTTCGTCGACTCTTCATGGGTTGTTGCGAGTTGGGCGCCAGGAAGAGGCGGCGGAAACGTTCGTGGACTTTTGGGCTGGGTCTGGCAGTTGGGACGCGACGGAAGACCACGTCAAAGCCTATGTTATACAGACAATTGGGCGCGTTGCTGACGATTGGGCCGGGATGGCGCAATTACTGGAAGGACAGGTTCGGCTGGCGGATATTGCCAGTTTGAAGATGCCGGTATTGATGATGCGGGGCACGGAAACACGGGCTTCGGCCTCGCGGATCGTGGATTTGATGTTGGAGCGGTTGCCGGATGGGCGGTTGGTCGAGTTTTCTGGTCTGGGACATATGGCGGCTGTCACGCATCCTGATATCGTGATGCCTGAAATCATTGGGTGGCTGGATGGTCATCTTAAGCAAAGTTAA
- a CDS encoding acryloyl-CoA reductase: protein MRALLVEKDDEGKTSASVQQIGEDRLPKGDVTVAVEYSTVNYKDGLCVGPGGGLVRNYPHVPGIDFAGTVEVSDDARYAAGDKVVLTGWRVGEAYWGGYAEKARVNADWLVPLPDGLTTRAAMAVGTAGFTAMLAVMALEDHGMKPDQGEVLVTGAAGGVGSVATAILANLGYEVAAVTGRPETGDYLSGLGASRIVAREELNETVKRPLEAEAWAGCVDAVGGAMLARVLGQMKYGSSVAAVGLAGGAGLPATVIPFLLRGVNLLGIDSVMQPYDNRVRAWERVAQNLPMDKLEGMVQPATLGDLPRLGAEILKGQVKGRVVVDVNA from the coding sequence ATGCGGGCATTGCTGGTGGAAAAGGACGACGAGGGCAAAACGAGCGCCTCGGTTCAACAGATTGGCGAGGACCGTTTGCCAAAGGGCGATGTGACCGTTGCTGTGGAGTATTCGACCGTTAATTATAAGGACGGATTGTGCGTTGGACCCGGTGGCGGGCTGGTGCGGAATTACCCGCATGTGCCGGGCATTGATTTTGCGGGCACAGTCGAGGTCAGCGACGATGCGCGGTATGCCGCGGGCGATAAGGTAGTCTTAACTGGTTGGCGCGTGGGCGAGGCTTACTGGGGCGGATATGCTGAAAAGGCGCGGGTGAATGCCGACTGGCTGGTTCCGTTGCCGGATGGTTTGACGACGCGGGCGGCGATGGCGGTTGGCACGGCTGGCTTTACGGCGATGCTGGCGGTTATGGCGTTAGAAGATCATGGGATGAAGCCCGATCAGGGCGAGGTTTTGGTGACCGGCGCCGCCGGGGGCGTGGGGTCGGTGGCGACGGCGATATTGGCGAACCTCGGCTATGAGGTGGCGGCGGTGACGGGGCGGCCGGAGACGGGCGATTACCTGAGCGGGCTGGGTGCCAGCCGGATCGTGGCGCGCGAAGAACTGAACGAGACCGTGAAAAGGCCATTGGAAGCAGAGGCTTGGGCAGGCTGTGTGGATGCGGTTGGTGGTGCCATGCTGGCGCGGGTTCTCGGGCAGATGAAATATGGATCATCTGTTGCGGCTGTTGGACTAGCAGGGGGTGCGGGGCTGCCTGCGACGGTCATTCCGTTCCTGTTGCGCGGCGTTAATCTGTTGGGGATCGACAGTGTGATGCAGCCTTATGATAATCGCGTGCGGGCCTGGGAACGGGTGGCGCAAAACCTGCCGATGGATAAGCTGGAAGGCATGGTCCAGCCTGCAACGCTAGGCGATTTGCCGCGTTTGGGGGCGGAAATTTTGAAGGGGCAAGTTAAAGGGCGCGTGGTCGTCGATGTGAACGCCTAA
- a CDS encoding aryl-sulfate sulfotransferase yields the protein MSRPVKRSLTLRGHRTSVSLEDEFWDAFRKIASEKERAINELAAEIDESRGTKYGLASAIRLYVLAHYQDAL from the coding sequence ATGAGCCGTCCGGTCAAGCGATCCCTCACATTGCGCGGACACCGAACCTCGGTGTCTCTGGAAGATGAATTCTGGGACGCCTTTCGAAAAATTGCTTCCGAGAAAGAGCGTGCAATCAACGAATTAGCCGCCGAAATTGATGAATCGCGCGGCACCAAATACGGCCTCGCCTCCGCCATTCGCCTATACGTTTTGGCCCATTATCAAGACGCGCTTTAG
- a CDS encoding DUF4169 family protein, giving the protein MSGTPANLNKARKEHTRAASRKNADANALKFGRSKAQKQADTAALLKAQKQVDDHKRDPE; this is encoded by the coding sequence ATGAGCGGCACTCCTGCTAATCTGAACAAAGCACGTAAAGAACACACCCGCGCGGCTTCGCGTAAAAATGCCGATGCGAACGCCCTGAAATTCGGGCGTTCAAAAGCGCAGAAACAAGCCGACACCGCTGCCCTATTGAAGGCCCAAAAACAGGTAGACGACCATAAACGCGACCCGGAATGA
- the fumC gene encoding class II fumarate hydratase produces MSQTRTETDSFGPLEVPSDKYWGAQTQRSLINFPIGWEKQPVAVVRALGVIKQACAEANKAAGVLAAEKADAIIEAANEVVTGKLDDHFPLVVWQTGSGTQSNMNANEVIANRAIEIMGGTIGSKDPVHPNDHCNMGQSSNDTFPTAMHISAAMTARDVTLPGLNKLRAVLEAKVKEFDGIIKIGRTHTMDATPLTLAQEFSGYAHQVAKSIERVEAALGDIYELAQGGTAVGTGLNTRPGWGEEVAANMARITDLPFVTAPNKFEALAAHDAMVAMSGALKAAAAALFKIANDIRLLGSGPRCGLYELLLPENEPGSSIMPGKVNPTQCEAMTQVCAHVIGNDAAVGFAGSQGHFELNVYKPMMAYNVLQSMQLIGDACVAFTDNCVSGIRANESRIDQLMRESLMLVTALAPTIGYDNATTVAKTAHKNGTTLKEEAIRLGFVDEATFDQVVRPEQMIGPKS; encoded by the coding sequence ATGTCCCAGACCCGTACCGAAACAGACAGCTTTGGCCCCCTAGAGGTCCCAAGTGATAAATACTGGGGCGCGCAAACCCAACGCAGCCTGATCAACTTCCCAATCGGATGGGAAAAACAGCCGGTCGCCGTCGTGCGCGCGCTGGGCGTGATCAAGCAAGCCTGCGCCGAAGCCAACAAAGCCGCCGGTGTGCTGGCCGCCGAAAAGGCCGATGCCATCATCGAAGCCGCCAACGAAGTGGTGACCGGCAAATTGGACGATCATTTCCCGCTTGTGGTCTGGCAAACCGGTTCCGGCACCCAATCAAACATGAACGCCAACGAAGTTATCGCCAACCGCGCGATTGAGATCATGGGCGGCACCATCGGCTCGAAAGACCCGGTGCATCCGAATGATCATTGCAATATGGGCCAGTCGTCGAACGACACGTTCCCGACCGCCATGCACATATCAGCTGCCATGACCGCCCGCGACGTTACTTTGCCCGGGCTAAACAAGCTGCGCGCGGTGCTGGAAGCGAAAGTTAAGGAATTTGACGGTATCATCAAAATCGGTCGCACCCACACAATGGATGCAACGCCGCTGACACTGGCACAGGAATTTTCGGGTTACGCCCATCAAGTGGCAAAATCCATCGAACGCGTCGAAGCGGCGCTCGGTGACATATACGAATTGGCCCAAGGCGGCACCGCTGTTGGCACCGGTTTAAACACACGTCCTGGCTGGGGCGAAGAAGTTGCCGCCAATATGGCGCGCATCACGGACCTGCCATTCGTAACCGCCCCGAATAAATTCGAGGCTTTGGCCGCTCACGATGCCATGGTCGCCATGTCCGGCGCGCTGAAAGCAGCCGCAGCAGCCCTGTTCAAGATCGCGAACGACATCCGTCTTCTGGGTTCCGGCCCGCGCTGTGGTCTTTATGAGTTGTTATTGCCGGAAAACGAGCCCGGCTCATCCATCATGCCCGGCAAAGTAAACCCCACCCAATGCGAGGCGATGACCCAGGTCTGCGCCCATGTCATCGGCAACGACGCCGCCGTCGGGTTCGCCGGCAGCCAGGGCCACTTCGAACTCAACGTCTACAAGCCCATGATGGCCTATAACGTTTTGCAATCTATGCAACTTATCGGCGACGCCTGCGTCGCATTCACCGACAATTGCGTCAGCGGCATTCGCGCCAATGAAAGCCGGATAGACCAGCTAATGCGTGAATCCCTGATGCTGGTCACTGCGCTGGCCCCCACAATTGGCTACGACAACGCCACCACGGTCGCCAAGACCGCCCACAAGAACGGCACCACCCTGAAAGAAGAGGCGATCCGCCTCGGCTTCGTCGACGAGGCCACCTTCGATCAGGTCGTGCGCCCCGAACAGATGATCGGACCCAAATCATGA
- a CDS encoding cytochrome c biogenesis protein CcdA, giving the protein MIGIDIFDASLLPAMMVALAAGVLSFLSPCVLPIVPPYIAYMSGVTVSDMDGGESAQRRRTMVSAAFFVLGLSTVFMILGFTASAFGRFFLTNQDWFVIAAGAVIMIFGAHFLGIYRIGFMDCELRVDAGDRGGSSFGAYILGLAFAFGWTPCIGPILGAILSIAASEADVARGTTLLAAYAAGLGIPFLLVAAYFPRMKGLMAWMKRHMERIERIMGLLLWTVGLLMLTGSFTDFSWWLNEQFPVLQTFG; this is encoded by the coding sequence ATGATCGGTATCGACATTTTTGACGCCTCTCTGCTGCCCGCGATGATGGTCGCGTTGGCGGCCGGAGTATTGTCGTTCCTAAGTCCCTGCGTGCTGCCCATTGTGCCGCCATACATCGCCTATATGAGCGGAGTGACCGTTTCAGATATGGATGGAGGCGAGAGTGCACAGCGTCGCCGAACGATGGTTTCCGCCGCATTCTTTGTTCTGGGCTTGTCTACCGTGTTTATGATCCTGGGCTTTACTGCCTCGGCATTCGGACGGTTCTTTCTGACCAATCAGGATTGGTTTGTCATCGCCGCAGGGGCGGTGATCATGATTTTTGGCGCGCATTTCCTGGGCATTTACCGCATAGGGTTCATGGATTGCGAGTTGCGCGTAGATGCAGGTGATAGGGGTGGGTCTTCGTTTGGGGCTTATATTCTGGGTCTGGCCTTTGCATTTGGATGGACTCCCTGTATAGGTCCGATCTTGGGTGCCATTCTGTCCATCGCAGCCTCAGAAGCGGACGTAGCTCGTGGGACGACATTGCTGGCCGCTTATGCGGCTGGGCTTGGCATTCCATTCTTGTTGGTTGCGGCCTATTTCCCTCGCATGAAGGGTCTGATGGCGTGGATGAAACGTCATATGGAACGGATTGAGCGGATCATGGGGCTGTTGTTGTGGACCGTCGGACTGCTGATGCTGACCGGTAGCTTCACCGATTTTAGCTGGTGGTTGAACGAACAGTTTCCGGTATTGCAGACATTTGGCTGA
- a CDS encoding damage-inducible protein DinB: MITQEHCHNMARYNRWQNQSLFGAADGISDEARRLDRGAFFGLIHRTLNHLLWADVSWMSRFDDWSPPDVYFDDAPNWIGEWTDMQARRVDVDARIYEWSQRVATDDLMQKIHWIHRESGKDVEAVFGYAVNHMFNHQTHHRGQANAMVTAAGGVPRVTDFFMMPADA, encoded by the coding sequence ATGATTACGCAAGAGCATTGCCACAATATGGCGCGGTATAATCGGTGGCAGAACCAAAGTTTGTTCGGGGCTGCTGATGGAATTAGTGACGAAGCCCGGAGACTGGACAGAGGGGCATTTTTTGGTTTGATCCATCGCACCCTCAATCATTTGCTATGGGCGGATGTGAGTTGGATGAGCCGGTTTGATGATTGGTCGCCGCCGGATGTCTATTTCGATGATGCGCCGAACTGGATTGGTGAGTGGACTGATATGCAGGCCCGTCGGGTTGATGTAGATGCGCGGATTTATGAATGGTCACAGCGTGTTGCGACAGATGACTTAATGCAGAAAATCCACTGGATTCATCGCGAGTCCGGCAAAGACGTCGAAGCCGTATTCGGTTATGCCGTCAACCATATGTTCAACCATCAGACCCATCATCGGGGTCAGGCGAACGCCATGGTGACGGCGGCCGGTGGTGTTCCGAGGGTGACCGATTTTTTCATGATGCCGGCGGACGCGTAG
- a CDS encoding cytochrome P450 produces MIAPKPAARPEKISLWRYWRLFRRDILSAQPEKLYRARMAEFRTPFFRSFLINEPELIRLVLQERPKDFPKSKRVTAGLRPLLGQSVFVTNGAVWERQRRIIDPAFEGGRVRQSFEAMWAAGLAAADRLGEGDCDVEELASHAKADVIFRALFSIPIEDAVAAETYKEFRTFQRAQPVANLAALVPGLPVIHRRGARAAARRLRALIGEMVARRQAEIAAGTAPDDLATKIMTTPDPETGEGFDAQEMVDQVAIFFLAGHETSAALLGWAMWLLAAAPDWGEQVRGEAIAFAQAPDFAGLSKMAVTRNVLRETLRLYPPVPMFVREATGAEEFRGRSVKRGSQVVISPWHLHRHERHWDEPDAFNPERWNGTQAKTAGREAYLPFSSGPRVCPGAGFAMAEGAVLLAALMSRFEFSILETPVPVAHLTLRSRDGIRLAVKPLAAAKPAKAEVFSA; encoded by the coding sequence ATGATTGCGCCAAAGCCTGCCGCGCGGCCCGAAAAGATCTCTTTGTGGCGGTATTGGCGGTTGTTTCGGCGGGACATTTTGTCGGCGCAACCCGAGAAATTATATCGCGCGCGGATGGCTGAGTTTCGGACGCCGTTCTTTCGGTCTTTTCTGATCAATGAACCGGAGCTGATCCGGTTGGTGTTGCAAGAGCGACCCAAGGACTTCCCTAAGTCCAAGCGGGTGACGGCAGGGCTTCGGCCCTTGTTGGGGCAATCGGTGTTTGTGACCAATGGCGCGGTTTGGGAGCGGCAGCGTCGGATCATTGACCCGGCGTTTGAAGGTGGGCGCGTCAGGCAGAGCTTTGAAGCGATGTGGGCAGCGGGTTTGGCGGCGGCGGATCGGTTGGGCGAGGGCGACTGTGACGTCGAGGAATTGGCCAGCCATGCGAAGGCAGATGTGATCTTTCGCGCGCTGTTCTCGATTCCGATTGAGGATGCCGTTGCAGCGGAAACCTATAAGGAATTCAGGACTTTCCAACGCGCGCAACCGGTGGCCAATCTCGCGGCTCTGGTGCCGGGACTGCCGGTTATCCATCGTCGGGGTGCACGCGCGGCGGCGCGTCGGTTACGCGCGCTGATTGGCGAGATGGTGGCGCGGCGGCAGGCAGAGATTGCGGCTGGGACAGCGCCGGATGATCTGGCGACGAAGATTATGACGACGCCGGATCCAGAGACCGGTGAGGGGTTTGATGCGCAAGAAATGGTCGATCAGGTCGCTATCTTTTTTCTGGCTGGACACGAGACGAGTGCGGCGCTGTTGGGTTGGGCGATGTGGTTGTTGGCGGCTGCGCCTGATTGGGGAGAGCAGGTTCGCGGTGAGGCAATTGCGTTTGCGCAAGCGCCTGATTTCGCTGGGTTAAGCAAGATGGCGGTAACGCGGAATGTGTTGCGCGAGACGTTGCGACTGTATCCGCCGGTGCCGATGTTCGTGCGTGAGGCAACTGGTGCGGAGGAGTTTCGGGGCCGGTCGGTGAAGCGTGGATCGCAAGTGGTGATTTCGCCATGGCATCTGCATCGGCACGAGCGTCATTGGGATGAGCCGGATGCTTTTAACCCCGAGCGCTGGAATGGAACCCAGGCGAAAACAGCGGGGCGGGAAGCCTATTTGCCATTCTCCAGTGGGCCGAGGGTGTGTCCGGGGGCGGGATTTGCGATGGCGGAGGGTGCGGTTTTGCTGGCGGCGCTGATGTCGCGGTTTGAGTTTTCCATATTGGAAACACCGGTGCCGGTGGCGCATCTGACCTTACGGTCACGGGATGGAATACGGCTGGCGGTCAAACCGTTAGCGGCTGCGAAACCGGCGAAGGCAGAAGTATTTTCTGCCTAA
- a CDS encoding preprotein translocase subunit TatB, giving the protein MEFDQELDATGLLCPLPVLKAAKRLRGMAEGSVLKMIADDPAAVVDVPHFCNEQGHTLVSSRTETSVQTYFIRRNSRA; this is encoded by the coding sequence ATGGAATTTGATCAGGAACTTGATGCTACAGGACTCTTGTGTCCTTTGCCCGTCTTGAAAGCCGCGAAACGGCTGCGGGGCATGGCCGAAGGCTCTGTGCTGAAAATGATTGCCGATGACCCGGCTGCGGTCGTCGACGTTCCGCATTTTTGCAATGAACAAGGCCACACGCTGGTATCGTCAAGGACGGAAACCAGCGTGCAGACCTATTTCATTCGTCGCAACTCGCGCGCTTAG